One Cucumis sativus cultivar 9930 chromosome 1, Cucumber_9930_V3, whole genome shotgun sequence DNA segment encodes these proteins:
- the LOC101216616 gene encoding UDP-glycosyltransferase 43 has protein sequence MKKKIQSSNKPLSFKCSKAYKNNNWFTFNLTDIPTMTVSHHHLVFICTPAIGNLVPAVEFAIRLINHDSRFFVTFLAIDIPGRSLVNAYTQSRSSLSPSPNLQFIHLPSLQPPSPNLYHSHTAYLSLIFNSHKPNVKHTLSDLQKKLPNSARIVGMFVDMFTTTFIDVANDLQIPPYLFFASPATFLSLMVQVSKTDHDRFNSLIRNSEAEFVLPSYVHPLTVSMLPLTLSKTEDGLFWYGYHGRRFGETKGIVINTFEELEPHALRSLELDEVPPVYAIGPMVDLGGPAQWQGGEGRVERVVKWLDGQEEGSVVLLSFGSMGSLDEGQVREIAFGLERGGFRFVWVVRQPPKAKLEQPDDYSDLSDVLPEGFLSRTAGRGLVCGWVPQVTILSHRAIGGFVSHCGWNSILESLWFGVPIATWPLYAEQQMNAFEMVKELELAVEVRLDYMEGSKVVTGEELERALRRLMDDNNKVKSRVNRMREKCKMVLMENGSAYVAFNSLIEKLRA, from the exons atgaaaaagaaaattcaatcaaGTAATAAACCACTCAGCTTCAAATGTTCAAAAGcgtacaaaaataataattggttTACCTTCAATCTCACAGATATCCCCACCATGACCGTATCTCATCATCATCTAGTTTTCATCTGTACTCCAGCAATCGGAAATCTAGTTCCCGCCGTCGAATTCGCCATTCGGTTAATCAATCACGACTCTCGTTTCTTCGTCACCTTTCTCGCCATCGACATCCCCGGAAGATCCCTCGTCAATGCCTATACCCAATCACGTTCCTCCCTTTCCCCATCACCAAACCTCCAATTCATTCATCTCCCATCTCTCCAACCCCCATCCCCCAATCTCTACCACTCCCACACTGCTTATTTATCCTTAATCTTCAATTCTCATAAACCCAACGTCAAACATACTCTCTCCGACCTCCAAAAAAAACTCCCCAATTCCGCGCGTATCGTCGGGATGTTTGTCGACATGTTCACTACTACATTCATCGACGTCGCTAACGATCTCCAAATTCCTCCCTACCTGTTTTTTGCGTCCCCTGCCACTTTCCTTAGCCTCATGGTTCAGGTATCTAAAACCGATCACGACCGATTTAACTCATTGATTCGTAACTCGGAGGCTGAGTTCGTTTTACCGAGTTATGTTCACCCGTTGACTGTGAGTATGTTGCCGCTGACGCTTTCGAAGACGGAGGATGGTTTGTTTTGGTATGGTTATCACGGGCGACGGTTTGGTGAGACGAAGGGTATTGTCATAAACACGTTTGAAGAGCTTGAGCCACACGCCCTGAGGTCGTTGGAGTTGGATGAGGTTCCACCGGTTTATGCTATTGGGCCTATGGTTGATTTGGGTGGGCCGGCCCAGTGGCAGGGTGGTGAGGGGAGGGTGGAGAGGGTTGTGAAGTGGTTGGATGGTCAGGAGGAGGGGTCGGTTGTTTTGTTGAGCTTTGGGAGTATGGGGAGCCTTGATGAAGGTCAAGTGAGAGAGATTGCGTTTGGGCTCGAAAGGGGTGGGTTCCGGTTCGTGTGGGTTGTACGGCAGCCTCCAAAGGCGAAGTTAGAACAACCGGATGACTACTCTGATCTAAGCGATGTGTTGCCGGAAGGGTTTCTAAGTCGCACGGCCGGACGGGGATTGGTCTGTGGGTGGGTCCCGCAG GTGACTATTTTGAGTCATCGTGCAATTGGAGGGTTTGTGTCACATTGCGGATGGAACTCGATTCTTGAGAGTTTATGGTTTGGTGTACCAATAGCAACATGGCCATTGTATGCAGAGCAACAAATGAATGCCTTTGAAATGGTGAAAGAATTGGAATTGGCAGTGGAGGTACGACTCGATTACATGGAAGGAAGCAAGGTAGTGACGGGAGAGGAGCTAGAGAGAGCGTTGAGGCGCTTGATGGATGACAACAACAAGGTCAAGTCGAGAGTGAATCGAATGAGGGAAAAGTGTAAAATGGTTCTCATGGAAAATGGATCCGCATACGTGGCCTTCAATTCtcttattgagaaattaagagcctaa
- the LOC101204667 gene encoding protein UNUSUAL FLORAL ORGANS, with protein MNFSHHMDMSLHSSMNPTIPFSYNIISSSNCGIISTTSNNNNVALLTTGPRMDSRIWSKLPQRILDRIVAFLPPPAFFRARCVCKRWYGLLFYASFLELYLQISPYRRHWFLFFKLKGVSSHIYRNNNNSPLAGPDHSRPTYEGYLFDPYDVAWYRLSFAQIPAGFSPVASSGGLICWAPDEGGPKTLILSNPILGTLSQLPPTTRPRLFPSIGFAITPSSIDITVAGDDLISPYAVKNLTAETFHIDATGFYSMWATTSTLPRLCSFESSRMVHVGGRLYSMNYSPFSILAYDMSHNNWWKIQAPMRRFLRSPNLVESQGKLLLIAAVEKSKLNIPKSLRIWGLQSCGTTWIEMERMPQQLYVQFEELEKSCGFECVAHGEFVMVLIRGCWDKAALLYDMAKKLWQWVPPCPYIGTAGGGRGGEEVLHGFAYEPRLATPVTGLIDHFSIPFQNYNANHQ; from the exons ATGAATTTCAGTCACCATATGGACATGAGTCTTCACTCTTCCATGAATCCCACTATCCCCTTTAGCTACAACATTATTTCCAGTTCAAATTGCGGCATTATTTCTACAactagtaataataataatgtcgCACTTCTAACCACGGGGCCTAGAATGGATAGCAGAATATGGAGCAAACTGCCGCAGAGGATTCTGGATCGGATCGTGGCGTTTCTTCCGCCACCGGCATTTTTTCGTGCTCGTTGCGTTTGTAAGAGATGGTACGGCCTTCTGTTTTATGCAAGCTTTCTGGAATTGTACCTCCAAATTTCTCCATATCGCCGCCATTGGTTCTTGTTCTTCAAGCTTAAAGGTGTTTCCAGCCATATTTacagaaataataataactccCCACTTGCTGGACCCGACCACTCCAGACCCACCTATGAAGG GTACTTATTCGATCCATACGACGTGGCATGGTACCGGCTATCGTTCGCTCAAATTCCGGCTGGGTTCTCACCGGTAGCTTCCTCCGGCGGATTAATATGTTGGGCACCGGACGAAGGAGGTCCCAAAACTCTAATCCTATCAAACCCAATTCTCGGAACTTTATCTCAACTTCCCCCAACCACAAGACCACGTCTTTTCCCCTCCATCGGCTTCGCCATAACCCCATCTTCCATCGACATCACAGTGGCTGGAGACGACTTAATCTCCCCTTACGCCGTCAAAAACCTCACCGCCGAAACCTTCCACATAGACGCGACGGGGTTCTACTCCATGTGGGCCACCACGTCCACATTGCCACGTCTCTGCAGTTTCGAATCAAGCCGAATGGTCCACGTGGGAGGCAGATTATACAGCATGAACTACAGCCCATTCAGCATCCTTGCGTACGACATGTCGCACAACAATTGGTGGAAAATCCAAGCTCCAATGAGACGGTTTTTACGGTCTCCAAACTTAGTGGAAAGTCAAGGGAAATTACTGTTAATCGCTGCGGTAGAAAAAAGCAAATTAAACATCCCAAAGAGCTTAAGGATTTGGGGGCTGCAAAGCTGTGGGACCACGTGGattgaaatggaaagaatGCCGCAACAGTTGTACGTCCAATTTGAGGAATTGGAAAAATCCTGTGGCTTTGAATGTGTAGCCCATGGTGAATTCGTGATGGTTTTGATTAGAGGGTGTTGGGATAAAGCCGCTCTTTTGTATGATATGGCTAAGAAATTATGGCAATGGGTTCCGCCCTGTCCTTATATAGGAACCGCCGGTGGCGGCCGTGGTGGGGAGGAAGTTTTACATGGGTTTGCTTATGAGCCTAGATTGGCGACGCCGGTGACTGGACTTATTGATCATTTCTCTATTCCGTTTCAGAATTATAATGCTAATCATCAGTGA
- the LOC101218425 gene encoding C-type lectin receptor-like tyrosine-protein kinase At1g52310 isoform X1 — protein sequence MAPTEVKTLFLSLFVLIWLSRMGVSDTMFNESGIGYSVVSRKEISKGRCPHGWIISPSKTKCFGFMSSPKSWNDSETQCNSFGGNLAALVTYQEFSYAQNLCNGTLGGCWVGGRAFNSLNDFVWKWSDNVSKWNDSIFPSATLQSNCKNASCLRNDSVETCTLIFGGPATPFLRDEKCNSSHPFICMINLDDRCHRMHCHKEYLVILAVVSGLIFCTTLAVVIWLLAHKRSKKRRRSRKPSNPAASALVPPLWRVFTKEELRSMTKNFSEGNRLLGDAKTGGTYSGLLPDGSRVAIKRLKKSSFQRKKEFHSEIARVARLRHPNLVALKGCCYDHGDRYIVYEFIVNGPLDRWLHHVPRGGRSLDWTMRMKIATTLAQGIAFLHDKVKPHVVHRDIRASNVLLDEEFGAHLMGVGLSKLVAYEVMHERTVMAGGTYGYLAPEFVYRNELTTKSDVYSFGVLLLEIVTGRRPAQAVDSVGWQSIFEWATPLVQAHRYLDLLDPHITATSTSEIPEAGIVQKVVDLVYACTQHVPSMRPRMSHVVHQLQQLAPSPLTTK from the exons ATGGCTCCGACAGAGGTGAAAACgctatttctttctcttttcgtGTTAATTTGGTTGTCCAGAATGGGCGTCTCTGATACT ATGTTTAACGAGTCAGGAATTGGGTATTCGGTTGTTTCCAGAAAGGAAATTTCAAAAG GACGGTGCCCACATGGTTGGATTATTAGCCCAAGCAAGACTAAGTGCTTTGGTTTCATGTCCAGCCCTAAATCATGGAATGATTCAGAGACCCAATGCAATAGTTTTGGTGGGAACTTAGCAGCTCTGGTAACATATCAAGAGTTTAGCTATGCACAAAATCTGTGTAATGGAACTCTTGGTGGCTGTTGGGTTGGTGGCAGAGCGTTCAACTCTTTGAATGATTTCGTTTGGAAGTGGTCAGATAATGTTTCAAAATGGAACGATTCCATTTTTCCCAGCGCAACTTTGCAATCGAACTGCAAAAATGCCTCTTGCCTCCGGAATGATTCGGTTGAAACATGTACATTAATATTTGGTGGACCAGCAACACCATTCCTTAGGGACGAGAAATGCAACAGTTCTCACCCTTTTATATGCATGATAAACCTAG ATGATAGATGCCACCGAATGCACTGTCACAAGGAGTATCTAGTTATTCTAGCTGTTGTGAGTGGGTTGATATTTTGCACAACTTTAGCTGTGGTGATTTGGCTTCTAGCCCACAAGAGGAGCAAAAAGCGGAGAAGGTCGCGGAAGCCATCCAACCCTGCAGCTTCTGCACTGGTACCGCCTTTGTGGAGGGTGTTTACCAAAGAAGAGCTAAGATCAATGACAAAAAACTTCAGTGAGGGAAACCGTCTTCTCGGAGATGCAAAAACAGGCGGTACATACAGTGGACTTCTACCTGATGGTTCAAGAGTTGCAATTAAAAGGTTGAAGAAGTCCAGCTTTCAGAGGAAAAAGGAGTTTCATTCAGAAATTGCAAGAGTTGCTAGGCTTCGTCACCCAAATTTAGTTGCCCTGAAAGGATGCTGCTATGACCATGGTGACCGCTACATTGTTTATGAATTCATTGTTAATGGGCCCTTAGATAGATGGCTTCATCATGTACCAAGAGGTGGTCGAAGCTTAGATTGGACTATGAGAATGAAAATTGCCACGACTCTTGCCCAAGGGATTGC GTTCCTTCACGACAAGGTCAAACCACACGTGGTACATCGTGATATCCGTGCGAGTAATGTGCTTCTCGATGAAGAATTTGGAGCACATCTGATGGGAGTTGGCCTATCGAAATTGGTTGCATATGAAGTGATGCATGAGAGGACAGTGATGGCAGGAGGAACCTATGGATACCTTGCTCCTGAATTTGTCTACAGAAACGAGCTAACAACAAAGAGTGATGTCTACAGTTTTGGGGTCCTATTGCTTGAAATTGTAACCGGACGAAGGCCTGCACAGGCAGTTGATTCAGTTGGTTGGCAGAGCATTTTTGAATGGGCAACCCCGCTCGTGCAGGCTCACCGTTACCTAGATCTATTGGATCCTCATATAACAGCCACTTCAACTTCTGAAATCCCAGAGGCTGGCATTGTTCAAAAGGTTGTGGACCTTGTTTATGCTTGCACACAGCATGTCCCGTCCATGCGACCTAGAATGTCACACGTCGTTCATCAACTGCAACAATTGGCTCCCTCTCCTCTCACTACGAAGTAA
- the LOC101218425 gene encoding C-type lectin receptor-like tyrosine-protein kinase At1g52310 isoform X2: MFNESGIGYSVVSRKEISKGRCPHGWIISPSKTKCFGFMSSPKSWNDSETQCNSFGGNLAALVTYQEFSYAQNLCNGTLGGCWVGGRAFNSLNDFVWKWSDNVSKWNDSIFPSATLQSNCKNASCLRNDSVETCTLIFGGPATPFLRDEKCNSSHPFICMINLDDRCHRMHCHKEYLVILAVVSGLIFCTTLAVVIWLLAHKRSKKRRRSRKPSNPAASALVPPLWRVFTKEELRSMTKNFSEGNRLLGDAKTGGTYSGLLPDGSRVAIKRLKKSSFQRKKEFHSEIARVARLRHPNLVALKGCCYDHGDRYIVYEFIVNGPLDRWLHHVPRGGRSLDWTMRMKIATTLAQGIAFLHDKVKPHVVHRDIRASNVLLDEEFGAHLMGVGLSKLVAYEVMHERTVMAGGTYGYLAPEFVYRNELTTKSDVYSFGVLLLEIVTGRRPAQAVDSVGWQSIFEWATPLVQAHRYLDLLDPHITATSTSEIPEAGIVQKVVDLVYACTQHVPSMRPRMSHVVHQLQQLAPSPLTTK; the protein is encoded by the exons ATGTTTAACGAGTCAGGAATTGGGTATTCGGTTGTTTCCAGAAAGGAAATTTCAAAAG GACGGTGCCCACATGGTTGGATTATTAGCCCAAGCAAGACTAAGTGCTTTGGTTTCATGTCCAGCCCTAAATCATGGAATGATTCAGAGACCCAATGCAATAGTTTTGGTGGGAACTTAGCAGCTCTGGTAACATATCAAGAGTTTAGCTATGCACAAAATCTGTGTAATGGAACTCTTGGTGGCTGTTGGGTTGGTGGCAGAGCGTTCAACTCTTTGAATGATTTCGTTTGGAAGTGGTCAGATAATGTTTCAAAATGGAACGATTCCATTTTTCCCAGCGCAACTTTGCAATCGAACTGCAAAAATGCCTCTTGCCTCCGGAATGATTCGGTTGAAACATGTACATTAATATTTGGTGGACCAGCAACACCATTCCTTAGGGACGAGAAATGCAACAGTTCTCACCCTTTTATATGCATGATAAACCTAG ATGATAGATGCCACCGAATGCACTGTCACAAGGAGTATCTAGTTATTCTAGCTGTTGTGAGTGGGTTGATATTTTGCACAACTTTAGCTGTGGTGATTTGGCTTCTAGCCCACAAGAGGAGCAAAAAGCGGAGAAGGTCGCGGAAGCCATCCAACCCTGCAGCTTCTGCACTGGTACCGCCTTTGTGGAGGGTGTTTACCAAAGAAGAGCTAAGATCAATGACAAAAAACTTCAGTGAGGGAAACCGTCTTCTCGGAGATGCAAAAACAGGCGGTACATACAGTGGACTTCTACCTGATGGTTCAAGAGTTGCAATTAAAAGGTTGAAGAAGTCCAGCTTTCAGAGGAAAAAGGAGTTTCATTCAGAAATTGCAAGAGTTGCTAGGCTTCGTCACCCAAATTTAGTTGCCCTGAAAGGATGCTGCTATGACCATGGTGACCGCTACATTGTTTATGAATTCATTGTTAATGGGCCCTTAGATAGATGGCTTCATCATGTACCAAGAGGTGGTCGAAGCTTAGATTGGACTATGAGAATGAAAATTGCCACGACTCTTGCCCAAGGGATTGC GTTCCTTCACGACAAGGTCAAACCACACGTGGTACATCGTGATATCCGTGCGAGTAATGTGCTTCTCGATGAAGAATTTGGAGCACATCTGATGGGAGTTGGCCTATCGAAATTGGTTGCATATGAAGTGATGCATGAGAGGACAGTGATGGCAGGAGGAACCTATGGATACCTTGCTCCTGAATTTGTCTACAGAAACGAGCTAACAACAAAGAGTGATGTCTACAGTTTTGGGGTCCTATTGCTTGAAATTGTAACCGGACGAAGGCCTGCACAGGCAGTTGATTCAGTTGGTTGGCAGAGCATTTTTGAATGGGCAACCCCGCTCGTGCAGGCTCACCGTTACCTAGATCTATTGGATCCTCATATAACAGCCACTTCAACTTCTGAAATCCCAGAGGCTGGCATTGTTCAAAAGGTTGTGGACCTTGTTTATGCTTGCACACAGCATGTCCCGTCCATGCGACCTAGAATGTCACACGTCGTTCATCAACTGCAACAATTGGCTCCCTCTCCTCTCACTACGAAGTAA
- the LOC101218785 gene encoding allantoate deiminase 2 isoform X1, with product MAIAFSNSDSLSAFLIKDHHYHHHHHSSFSVLFPYLLFFLLFSSPPTAYAFTGDVAEDSKNRRADLFVQILKDEAVGRLNELGKVSDAARYLERTFLSPASIKASFLLQKWMEDAGLRTWVDCMGNLHGRTEGRNASAEALLIGSHLDTVVDAGKFDGALGIISAISALKVLNMNGKLEELKRPIEVIAFSDEEGVRFQSTFLGSAAIAGILPVSSLEISDKSGITIKDVIKESGVQITEENLLQLKYDRKSVWGYVEVHIEQGPVLEWSGFPLGVVRGIAGQTRLKVTVRGSQGHAGTVPMPMRQDPMAASAELIVQLEKLCKQPESYLSFDGHCTDSTLKSLSTSLVCTVGEISTWPSASNVIPGQVTFTVDLRTIDDIGREAVIYEFSNQVHNICSSRSVSCNIERKHDANAIISNSELSSQLKSAASTALKKMVGEIQEEVPVLMSGAGHDAMAMSHLTKVGMLFVRCRGGVSHSPAEHVLDDDIWAAGLAVLEFLENHL from the exons ATGGCCATTGCCTTTTCCAACTCCGATTCTCTTTCCGCTTTTCTCATCAAAGATCATCACTATCACCACCACCATCATTCTTCCTTCTCCGTTTTGTTCCCTTATCTGctcttcttccttttgttttcatcTCCTCCCACCGCTTACGCATTCACTG gAGATGTAGCCGAGGATTCAAAGAACAGAAGGGCTGATTTGTTTGTGCAAATTCTTAAGGACGAAGCGGTAGGAAGATTGAACGAACTAGGGAAG GTGAGTGATGCTGCTCGATATCTTGAGAGAACGTTCTTGAGTCCAGCTTCTATCAAAGCAagctttcttcttcaaaaatgGATGGAGGATGCTGGATTAAGAAC GTGGGTCGACTGCATGGGCAATCTACATGGTCGAACTGAGGGAAGGAATGCAAGTGCTGAAGCATTACTGATTGGTTCTCATTTG GATACCGTTGTTGATGCTGGAAAATTTGATGGTGCATTAGGCATCATTTCTGCTATCTCTGCTTTAAAAGTTCTTAATATGAATGGGAAGTTAGAGGAACTAAAGAGGCCAATTGAG GTAATTGCTTTCAGTGATGAGGAAGGCGTGAGGTTTCAATCAACATTCTTAGGAAGTGCTGCTATTGCTGGTATTTTACCAGTTTCATCTTTGGAAATATCAGATAAAAG TGGCATTACTATAAAAGATGTAATTAAGGAGAGTGGAGTACAGATAACAGAGGAGAACTTGTTGCAACTCAAGTATGACCGCAAATCTGTTTGGGGATATGTTGAG GTTCATATTGAACAAGGTCCCGTACTTGAGTGGTCTGGTTTTCCTCTGGGGGTGGTTAGAGGCATAGCTGGGCAGACACGGCTAAAG GTTACAGTGAGAGGTTCTCAGGGGCATGCCGGAACGGTTCCAATGCCTATGCGCCAAGATCCCATGGCAGCTTCAGCTGAATTGATCGTACAATTGGAAAAACTCTGTAAGCAACCAGAGAGCTACTTATCATTTGATGGGCATTGCACTGATTCTACATTGAAATCACTTTCCACATCCCTTGTGTGTACGGTTGGAGAGATATCAACATGGCCAAGTGCAAGCAATGTCATTCCAGGCCAG GTGACCTTCACTGTAGATTTACGTACTATCGATGACATAGGACGAGAAGCTGTAATTTATGAATTCTCTAACCAGGTACATAATATATGCAGCAGCCGGTCAGTTTCGTGCAATATCGAACGTAAG CATGATGCAAATGCCATAATTAGCAATTCGGAGCTGAGCTCGCAACTGAAATCTGCTGCTTCAACTGCACTCAAAAAGATGGTAGGCGAGATTCAGGAGGAAGTACCTGTATTAATGAGTGGAGCCGGGCACGATGCAATGGCAATGTCTCATTTGACAAAG GTTGGAATGTTGTTCGTCCGTTGTCGTGGAGGCGTGAGTCACTCCCCTGCCGAGCATGTACTGGATGACGACATTTGGGCTGCGGGTTTGGCTGTCTTGGAATTTCTAGAAAACCATCTGTAA
- the LOC101218785 gene encoding allantoate deiminase 2 isoform X2: MVSDAARYLERTFLSPASIKASFLLQKWMEDAGLRTWVDCMGNLHGRTEGRNASAEALLIGSHLDTVVDAGKFDGALGIISAISALKVLNMNGKLEELKRPIEVIAFSDEEGVRFQSTFLGSAAIAGILPVSSLEISDKSGITIKDVIKESGVQITEENLLQLKYDRKSVWGYVEVHIEQGPVLEWSGFPLGVVRGIAGQTRLKVTVRGSQGHAGTVPMPMRQDPMAASAELIVQLEKLCKQPESYLSFDGHCTDSTLKSLSTSLVCTVGEISTWPSASNVIPGQVTFTVDLRTIDDIGREAVIYEFSNQVHNICSSRSVSCNIERKHDANAIISNSELSSQLKSAASTALKKMVGEIQEEVPVLMSGAGHDAMAMSHLTKVGMLFVRCRGGVSHSPAEHVLDDDIWAAGLAVLEFLENHL, encoded by the exons ATG GTGAGTGATGCTGCTCGATATCTTGAGAGAACGTTCTTGAGTCCAGCTTCTATCAAAGCAagctttcttcttcaaaaatgGATGGAGGATGCTGGATTAAGAAC GTGGGTCGACTGCATGGGCAATCTACATGGTCGAACTGAGGGAAGGAATGCAAGTGCTGAAGCATTACTGATTGGTTCTCATTTG GATACCGTTGTTGATGCTGGAAAATTTGATGGTGCATTAGGCATCATTTCTGCTATCTCTGCTTTAAAAGTTCTTAATATGAATGGGAAGTTAGAGGAACTAAAGAGGCCAATTGAG GTAATTGCTTTCAGTGATGAGGAAGGCGTGAGGTTTCAATCAACATTCTTAGGAAGTGCTGCTATTGCTGGTATTTTACCAGTTTCATCTTTGGAAATATCAGATAAAAG TGGCATTACTATAAAAGATGTAATTAAGGAGAGTGGAGTACAGATAACAGAGGAGAACTTGTTGCAACTCAAGTATGACCGCAAATCTGTTTGGGGATATGTTGAG GTTCATATTGAACAAGGTCCCGTACTTGAGTGGTCTGGTTTTCCTCTGGGGGTGGTTAGAGGCATAGCTGGGCAGACACGGCTAAAG GTTACAGTGAGAGGTTCTCAGGGGCATGCCGGAACGGTTCCAATGCCTATGCGCCAAGATCCCATGGCAGCTTCAGCTGAATTGATCGTACAATTGGAAAAACTCTGTAAGCAACCAGAGAGCTACTTATCATTTGATGGGCATTGCACTGATTCTACATTGAAATCACTTTCCACATCCCTTGTGTGTACGGTTGGAGAGATATCAACATGGCCAAGTGCAAGCAATGTCATTCCAGGCCAG GTGACCTTCACTGTAGATTTACGTACTATCGATGACATAGGACGAGAAGCTGTAATTTATGAATTCTCTAACCAGGTACATAATATATGCAGCAGCCGGTCAGTTTCGTGCAATATCGAACGTAAG CATGATGCAAATGCCATAATTAGCAATTCGGAGCTGAGCTCGCAACTGAAATCTGCTGCTTCAACTGCACTCAAAAAGATGGTAGGCGAGATTCAGGAGGAAGTACCTGTATTAATGAGTGGAGCCGGGCACGATGCAATGGCAATGTCTCATTTGACAAAG GTTGGAATGTTGTTCGTCCGTTGTCGTGGAGGCGTGAGTCACTCCCCTGCCGAGCATGTACTGGATGACGACATTTGGGCTGCGGGTTTGGCTGTCTTGGAATTTCTAGAAAACCATCTGTAA